The Methylomusa anaerophila genome has a segment encoding these proteins:
- a CDS encoding SDR family oxidoreductase — MEHMELNGGCKKSRVLIIGASGFLGKELYKTFKADAENYETYGTYAQNTLPYCEHLDITAVESVKSIFQKYHPNIVIITAALTNVDYCEVNKEEAYKINVIGIRHIAEQCKLYGCTAVYVSSEYVFDGNNGPYDENSVPLPINYYGESKLAAEKIVIKELDKYLIARTTVVYGWDTESKNFMMQLIRNLSNNKAMKVPIDQISSPTYCPNLANMIKESCDLNLVGVYNMVGGDVIDRYSFAAKAAKILNLNPNLVLPVETKTLGQVAKRPLRAGLKADKIAALLKNQPLSVVEGCKEIKKYLADK, encoded by the coding sequence ATGGAACATATGGAGTTAAATGGCGGCTGTAAGAAAAGCCGCGTATTAATCATTGGCGCCTCTGGATTTTTAGGAAAAGAGCTATATAAAACTTTTAAAGCTGATGCAGAAAATTATGAAACGTACGGTACTTATGCCCAAAATACTTTGCCTTACTGTGAGCATTTAGATATTACCGCTGTAGAAAGCGTGAAGAGTATTTTTCAGAAATATCACCCTAATATTGTGATCATTACGGCGGCTTTAACCAATGTGGATTATTGTGAAGTAAACAAAGAAGAAGCTTATAAAATAAATGTGATTGGCATAAGGCATATAGCGGAACAATGTAAGCTGTATGGCTGTACGGCCGTATATGTTTCGAGCGAGTATGTATTTGACGGGAATAATGGGCCATACGATGAAAACAGCGTTCCGCTGCCCATAAATTATTATGGTGAGTCAAAGCTTGCGGCCGAAAAAATAGTAATTAAAGAGCTGGATAAATATTTAATTGCCAGAACGACCGTTGTATATGGATGGGATACGGAATCAAAAAACTTTATGATGCAGTTAATAAGAAATCTCAGCAATAATAAAGCTATGAAAGTTCCCATAGATCAGATTAGCAGTCCGACTTATTGCCCTAACCTGGCCAACATGATTAAAGAAAGCTGCGATTTAAATCTTGTTGGTGTTTATAATATGGTTGGAGGAGATGTTATCGACAGATATAGTTTCGCCGCCAAAGCAGCCAAGATATTGAATTTGAATCCAAACTTAGTACTGCCGGTAGAAACGAAAACACTCGGTCAGGTGGCCAAACGGCCGCTTCGGGCAGGCTTAAAGGCAGACAAAATAGCGGCATTATTAAAAAATCAGCCGCTAAGTGTTGTGGAAGGATGCAAAGAAATAAAAAAATATCTTGCCGATAAATGA
- the rfbF gene encoding glucose-1-phosphate cytidylyltransferase: MKVVILAGGYGTRISEESHLKPKPMIEIGERPILWHIMKLYSHFKFNDFVICLGYKGYMIKEYFADYFLHGSDVTFDLSNNKLKIHSSAEVESWKVTLANTGLDTLTGGRIKRIKKYIGEETFMLTYGDGVADVDISELVAFHKSHGKLATITAVQPSGRYGVLGLNDDATVLEFVEKPKALDAWINGGFFVLEPKVFDYIEGDHIAFEGAPLSRLAEEGQIMTYKHTGFWKCMDTQRDKINLEALWESGKAPWNIWS; the protein is encoded by the coding sequence ATGAAGGTTGTTATTCTTGCCGGTGGCTATGGAACGCGTATAAGTGAAGAATCTCATTTAAAACCTAAACCAATGATTGAAATTGGCGAACGGCCTATCCTGTGGCATATTATGAAACTATATTCACATTTTAAGTTTAACGACTTTGTAATTTGTCTAGGTTACAAAGGATATATGATAAAAGAGTATTTTGCCGATTATTTTTTGCATGGATCAGATGTTACTTTTGATTTGTCTAATAATAAGTTGAAGATACATTCAAGCGCGGAGGTAGAATCATGGAAGGTTACCCTTGCTAATACGGGACTGGATACATTGACCGGGGGCCGGATTAAGCGGATAAAAAAGTATATCGGTGAGGAGACCTTTATGCTTACCTACGGCGATGGAGTAGCTGATGTTGATATCAGCGAACTAGTCGCTTTTCACAAGTCCCACGGCAAGCTTGCCACCATTACGGCCGTTCAGCCAAGCGGCAGATATGGCGTATTAGGACTAAATGACGACGCTACGGTTTTGGAGTTTGTCGAAAAACCTAAAGCTCTTGATGCCTGGATTAACGGCGGATTTTTTGTACTTGAACCCAAGGTTTTCGATTATATAGAGGGGGACCATATCGCTTTTGAAGGCGCGCCTTTATCCAGGCTTGCCGAGGAAGGCCAAATAATGACATATAAGCATACCGGATTTTGGAAATGCATGGATACGCAAAGGGATAAAATTAACCTGGAAGCATTATGGGAAAGCGGTAAGGCGCCATGGAACATATGGAGTTAA
- the rfbC gene encoding dTDP-4-dehydrorhamnose 3,5-epimerase, producing MYQLHKTKIDGCLELTPNIFNDHRGISIKPFHSDFFQTLGVEHNFNEDLMVISHKGVLRGMHLQNPPLQQAKLIYCASGSIFDVAVDVRKNSPTYGQHVAFYVDAVKHNIVYIPSGLAHGYLVLEDCTTVIYKMSSVYSPGLESGFRWDSAAIPWPVQNPILSDKDKSLPGFNDFVSIF from the coding sequence ATGTATCAATTGCATAAGACAAAAATTGACGGCTGTCTGGAACTTACTCCCAATATTTTTAACGATCATAGGGGTATATCCATAAAACCTTTTCACAGTGATTTTTTTCAAACATTAGGTGTTGAGCACAATTTTAATGAAGATTTAATGGTAATATCGCATAAAGGCGTTTTACGCGGCATGCATTTGCAGAATCCGCCGTTGCAGCAGGCCAAACTAATTTATTGCGCTAGCGGCAGTATTTTTGATGTTGCGGTTGATGTTCGCAAAAATTCTCCCACCTACGGGCAGCACGTAGCCTTTTATGTCGATGCTGTTAAACATAATATTGTGTATATTCCCAGCGGCTTGGCTCACGGTTATTTGGTATTGGAGGATTGCACAACAGTTATTTATAAAATGTCGTCGGTATATTCCCCTGGGCTGGAATCCGGTTTTCGCTGGGATTCCGCCGCAATTCCCTGGCCGGTGCAAAATCCTATATTATCTGACAAAGATAAGAGTTTACCCGGGTTTAATGATTTTGTCAGCATATTCTAA
- a CDS encoding radical SAM/SPASM domain-containing protein → MTSDKVVSSVTPGGRRTILGEALPLATPFLIQIFPVYGCNFRCGYCLHALPREQHGYISEETFMDIHLYKKCINDLAGFKNKLKMLRFAGIGEPLLHKNIAAMVSYAKSKGIAESIDIVTNGVLLNEELSLALINAGLDKLRISIQGVSEAGYKKLANVNMNFANFINNLHFFYKQKRNTKVYIKIIDCALTNEMERERFFDIFGEVSDTIAIEHLTPTVQGIDYTTLAGANPLNITQNGSYMLETSICPQPFYMIQINPDGAIVPCCSMAYPGVFGNASEQSIPNIWHGEKLSRFRRLMLAGVENAGRCCNCSLYKYGVFPEDILDPYVQRLKSLY, encoded by the coding sequence TTGACAAGCGATAAAGTCGTTTCAAGTGTCACGCCTGGCGGCCGGCGTACTATTTTAGGAGAAGCACTGCCGCTCGCTACCCCCTTTTTGATTCAGATATTCCCCGTTTATGGCTGCAACTTTAGGTGTGGCTATTGTTTGCACGCTTTGCCGCGTGAACAGCATGGGTATATATCTGAGGAAACTTTTATGGATATTCATCTATATAAAAAGTGTATAAATGACCTGGCCGGCTTTAAGAACAAGCTTAAGATGCTAAGGTTTGCCGGCATCGGCGAACCTTTATTGCATAAAAATATTGCGGCAATGGTTAGCTATGCAAAATCAAAAGGCATTGCCGAAAGTATCGACATCGTAACTAATGGCGTTTTACTTAATGAAGAATTGTCTCTGGCCCTGATAAACGCCGGACTGGATAAATTGCGGATTTCTATCCAGGGTGTTTCTGAAGCTGGATATAAAAAATTAGCAAATGTCAATATGAATTTTGCTAACTTTATAAACAATCTTCACTTTTTTTATAAACAAAAAAGGAATACCAAAGTGTATATCAAGATAATTGATTGTGCCCTTACCAACGAGATGGAAAGAGAGCGTTTTTTTGATATTTTTGGCGAAGTAAGCGATACAATTGCCATTGAGCATCTAACTCCTACGGTACAGGGTATTGATTACACAACCCTTGCCGGTGCGAACCCCTTAAACATTACGCAAAACGGGAGTTATATGCTAGAAACATCCATATGTCCGCAGCCTTTTTATATGATACAGATAAATCCCGACGGAGCCATTGTGCCATGCTGTTCCATGGCCTATCCCGGTGTTTTCGGCAATGCCTCGGAGCAAAGCATTCCTAATATTTGGCATGGTGAAAAGCTTTCGCGGTTTCGCCGGCTAATGCTTGCGGGAGTGGAAAATGCCGGCAGATGTTGTAATTGCTCGTTATACAAATACGGGGTATTCCCTGAAGATATACTCGACCCTTATGTACAACGTTTAAAAAGTTTGTATTAA
- a CDS encoding radical SAM/SPASM domain-containing protein: MASEIKPICGLERVKLANAVPLNSPFTLFVFPTTHCNFKCVYCGHSLGQAKMKEKYDFAAQNMPMNTYQNIIVQAKEFPNRLKMISLTGHGEPLMNKNLCRMIELAKKANIAERVEIITNASLLTRDTSKALIDAGLDTIRISLQGLSSAKYMNVCGYSLDFEEFIANICYFYKNKKKCNVYVKVMDVALETGEDEKFYTLFADISDRMYIEQCRPVYDGVNYTGSAAGVTADRYGRVHHPRKICPLPFFMLGIFPDGDVEPCDTIYKPVVIGNVNEDTLYNIWNSRKLRNFQIMQLSKQRNNNPKCAVCCAPDDVSHQEDVLDEAADHLLRRLC; this comes from the coding sequence ATGGCATCTGAAATAAAACCCATATGCGGACTGGAAAGAGTTAAACTCGCAAATGCAGTGCCGCTTAATTCGCCTTTTACCCTGTTTGTATTTCCTACAACACATTGTAATTTTAAATGCGTATATTGCGGACACTCCCTGGGGCAGGCCAAGATGAAAGAAAAATATGATTTTGCAGCCCAAAACATGCCGATGAATACTTATCAGAATATTATTGTCCAGGCGAAGGAGTTCCCCAACCGTTTAAAAATGATATCGCTGACTGGTCATGGCGAACCGCTTATGAATAAAAATCTATGCCGCATGATAGAACTTGCTAAAAAAGCGAATATAGCCGAAAGGGTAGAGATAATAACCAACGCTTCATTGCTTACCCGCGATACATCAAAGGCTTTAATTGATGCAGGTCTGGACACCATAAGGATATCCCTTCAAGGCCTCTCAAGCGCTAAATATATGAATGTTTGCGGCTATAGCCTGGATTTTGAAGAATTTATTGCTAACATTTGCTACTTCTATAAAAATAAAAAAAAATGCAATGTTTATGTAAAAGTAATGGATGTTGCCCTGGAAACCGGCGAGGACGAAAAATTTTATACTCTTTTTGCTGATATTAGTGACCGGATGTATATTGAGCAGTGCCGGCCTGTTTACGACGGTGTGAATTATACAGGCAGTGCGGCTGGGGTTACTGCGGATCGCTACGGCAGAGTACATCACCCCAGGAAAATATGTCCACTGCCATTTTTCATGCTGGGAATATTTCCCGATGGAGATGTAGAGCCTTGTGACACAATTTACAAGCCGGTTGTAATTGGCAATGTAAATGAAGATACGCTTTATAATATATGGAACAGCCGGAAATTGCGGAACTTTCAGATCATGCAGCTTAGCAAGCAGCGCAACAATAATCCTAAATGCGCCGTATGCTGTGCGCCGGACGATGTTTCCCATCAGGAAGATGTATTGGATGAGGCGGCGGACCATTTGTTGCGGCGGCTGTGCTAA
- a CDS encoding radical SAM/SPASM domain-containing protein, whose protein sequence is MNAEVKPSYDTNRQRLANLIPLNTPFTIFIEPTRYCNFKCFYCLHTTRGDENGEFAKTGYQIKNMDFAMYEKILEQFMLFPEHPKRLVFSGLGEPLMNPELPKMIGRARDSGMAQRLDILTNASLLSPAISDQLIAAGTTRIQISLQGLDSQKYKEVSGTKVDFDTIYENLTYLYTHKRNCLIFIKIIDSLLDGEKDKYKFYKLFGNISDQMFIEHLITLQQQMGDHGGKADNSRNLNNEDVIYRHVCPVIFYMLQIDADGNVFPCPVGGLPEKFAMGNINEESIVQIWHGRRRKNLIRSHLMLNRRKISVCATCSACNCVLDANEYLDDVAGQLLRHF, encoded by the coding sequence ATGAACGCGGAAGTAAAACCCAGCTATGACACGAATCGTCAGCGCCTTGCCAATTTAATACCGTTGAATACGCCGTTTACTATTTTTATTGAACCCACCCGTTATTGCAATTTTAAATGTTTTTACTGTTTGCACACTACCAGAGGAGATGAAAACGGCGAATTTGCTAAAACCGGTTATCAAATCAAGAATATGGATTTTGCTATGTATGAAAAGATTTTAGAACAATTTATGCTGTTTCCTGAACACCCCAAAAGGTTAGTGTTTTCAGGATTGGGAGAACCTTTGATGAATCCGGAGCTTCCCAAGATGATAGGGCGGGCCAGGGATTCGGGCATGGCCCAGCGACTTGATATTTTAACAAATGCATCCCTGCTTTCACCGGCGATTTCTGATCAGTTGATTGCGGCAGGAACAACAAGGATTCAAATATCGCTGCAAGGGCTGGATTCGCAAAAGTATAAAGAAGTATCAGGTACAAAAGTCGATTTTGATACAATATACGAAAATCTGACTTATTTATATACGCACAAAAGAAATTGTTTGATATTTATCAAAATAATTGATTCTCTGCTTGATGGAGAGAAGGATAAATACAAGTTTTACAAGCTTTTTGGCAACATAAGTGATCAAATGTTTATTGAACATTTAATAACTCTTCAGCAGCAGATGGGGGATCATGGCGGAAAAGCCGATAATTCCCGCAATCTTAATAATGAAGATGTTATATATCGTCATGTGTGCCCGGTAATATTTTATATGCTTCAGATTGACGCCGACGGTAATGTATTCCCTTGTCCTGTCGGCGGACTTCCCGAAAAATTTGCCATGGGCAATATAAATGAAGAATCCATTGTACAAATATGGCACGGCCGGCGGCGAAAAAACTTAATACGCAGCCATTTAATGCTTAATCGCCGCAAAATTTCTGTATGCGCAACCTGTTCAGCCTGCAATTGCGTGTTAGATGCAAATGAATATCTTGACGACGTGGCCGGGCAGTTATTAAGACATTTTTAG
- a CDS encoding FkbM family methyltransferase yields the protein MNNYNNSYSSFSQQIKNIISSYNSENRKNFSNQLSSAKVYIYGAGNAGTMTYYLLKELNIEIEGFMDKRADSLTSHLNKPVHRADADNLNADLKGNSFVIIALLCSYEELQDIKEGLLKLGYKNSCYYHDIYNLVITENITKENFSSYNLNNHKDIHTDIILKNTQEKVLNVANSLCDEKSREVYYNFLNAILNSNPDLFSPPDQEKQYFVNDISFAKGYSRFIDCGTYDGDTVFALKQCKKSVDKVALFEPESNNFKKLRENLNGSRVANEEILFPCGVWKETEILRFKAGIQSSSAISPAGDMFIQCVALDDVLRDFAPTFIKMDIEGAEYEALLGAENIIRQYAPDLAVSVYHKIEHMWEIPLLIQSFNSNYKFYLRCHALHGMETILYATCEE from the coding sequence GTGAATAATTATAATAATAGTTATAGTAGTTTTAGCCAACAAATTAAAAATATTATTAGTTCTTATAATAGCGAAAATAGAAAAAATTTTTCAAATCAGCTTTCCTCGGCCAAAGTGTATATTTATGGCGCGGGAAATGCGGGAACAATGACATACTATTTGTTAAAAGAATTAAATATTGAAATTGAAGGATTTATGGATAAGCGTGCCGATAGCTTAACGAGTCATTTGAATAAGCCGGTACATAGAGCTGATGCTGATAACCTTAACGCTGATCTTAAAGGTAATTCCTTTGTTATTATTGCCCTCTTATGCAGTTATGAAGAATTACAAGACATAAAAGAAGGGCTTCTCAAACTAGGTTATAAAAACAGTTGTTATTATCACGACATATATAATTTAGTAATTACAGAAAATATTACAAAGGAAAATTTTAGCAGCTACAACCTTAACAACCATAAAGATATTCATACAGATATTATATTAAAAAATACGCAAGAAAAAGTACTGAATGTTGCTAATTCCTTATGTGATGAGAAAAGCAGAGAAGTTTATTATAATTTTCTTAATGCCATTTTAAATTCCAATCCGGATTTATTCTCGCCGCCAGACCAAGAAAAACAATATTTTGTTAATGATATTTCTTTTGCAAAAGGATATTCACGTTTTATTGATTGCGGCACTTATGACGGAGATACCGTGTTTGCCTTAAAACAGTGTAAAAAATCAGTGGATAAGGTAGCATTGTTTGAACCGGAAAGCAATAATTTTAAAAAGCTGCGAGAAAATTTAAACGGTTCACGGGTGGCCAATGAGGAGATATTGTTTCCTTGTGGAGTGTGGAAGGAAACTGAAATATTGCGGTTTAAAGCCGGAATTCAGAGTTCCAGTGCTATTTCCCCAGCAGGAGATATGTTTATTCAATGTGTGGCATTAGATGATGTGTTAAGGGATTTTGCGCCGACTTTTATAAAAATGGATATTGAAGGAGCCGAATATGAGGCGCTTTTGGGGGCGGAAAATATTATCAGGCAATATGCGCCGGATCTGGCTGTGAGTGTCTATCATAAAATAGAGCATATGTGGGAAATCCCGCTATTAATACAAAGTTTTAATTCAAATTATAAGTTTTATTTGCGTTGTCATGCCCTGCATGGCATGGAAACGATATTATACGCAACGTGTGAAGAATAG
- a CDS encoding glycosyltransferase family 4 protein, with amino-acid sequence MGGGVGNVISRLATCSDGRIIHKIVLLEEPVKNNFVEIAKAAGVPILIRPDNLEMENSLAISDIDIIVVHWWHHPRIAKFLHDLPRMPMRLIIWSHISNLTVPALNPNLLLASTRVLFTTEASYEAEVFANLPKNVLKDKAGLVYGCGGFDDFPKIDREQHSGFNIGYLGLVGYSKLHPDFVDFCDAVNIPAAKFILAGDAPAKQQVDRQIREKNIKNPFIYIGYVNDIKPVLAQFDVFGYPLMPYHTCTTENAILEAMAAEVPPVVLNQLTEKYIVQDGKTGILVSGREEYGQAMNLLYNNPEFRRFLGKNAREHVLSKFTLKKLSDSFYRNCEIAMQQPKQILNFRKHMGNSPAEWFISCLGKDCQSFKISMEAEIFNQTENIKKLILSTSPLLKQSNKSSVFHYQREYPGDAMLKTWAEIIGEGEMRE; translated from the coding sequence ATGGGGGGCGGAGTTGGCAATGTAATATCCCGTTTAGCAACATGTAGTGATGGACGAATAATTCATAAAATTGTATTACTGGAAGAGCCGGTAAAAAATAATTTTGTCGAAATAGCTAAAGCGGCAGGTGTTCCTATTTTAATACGCCCGGATAATCTTGAGATGGAAAACAGTTTAGCAATAAGTGATATCGATATCATCGTGGTTCATTGGTGGCATCATCCTAGAATTGCTAAATTTCTACATGATTTGCCGCGGATGCCTATGCGGCTGATAATTTGGTCCCACATCTCAAATCTTACCGTACCTGCTTTAAATCCTAATCTATTGCTGGCGTCAACAAGGGTGCTTTTTACGACTGAAGCTTCGTATGAAGCCGAAGTATTCGCCAACCTACCGAAAAATGTATTAAAAGATAAAGCGGGCCTGGTATACGGTTGTGGCGGTTTTGACGATTTCCCTAAAATTGACCGTGAACAACATAGCGGCTTTAATATCGGTTATTTAGGTCTTGTCGGATATTCCAAACTTCACCCGGATTTTGTGGATTTTTGCGACGCTGTTAATATTCCGGCAGCCAAATTTATTCTGGCCGGCGATGCGCCTGCCAAACAACAGGTTGATAGGCAGATCAGGGAAAAAAATATTAAAAATCCTTTCATTTACATTGGTTATGTAAATGATATTAAGCCAGTGCTCGCTCAATTTGATGTGTTTGGATATCCTTTAATGCCTTATCATACCTGTACTACCGAAAACGCAATTCTTGAGGCTATGGCTGCTGAAGTTCCGCCGGTGGTTTTAAATCAGTTAACAGAAAAGTATATAGTACAAGATGGCAAAACCGGTATTTTAGTTTCCGGTAGAGAAGAATATGGTCAGGCAATGAATTTATTATATAATAATCCGGAATTTCGAAGATTTCTCGGCAAAAATGCGAGAGAACACGTTCTAAGCAAATTTACCTTGAAAAAGCTGTCGGACTCTTTTTATAGAAATTGCGAAATAGCAATGCAGCAACCAAAACAAATTTTAAATTTTAGAAAACATATGGGAAACTCCCCGGCGGAATGGTTTATATCGTGCTTGGGCAAGGATTGCCAATCTTTTAAAATAAGTATGGAAGCCGAAATTTTTAATCAAACTGAAAATATTAAAAAGCTAATTTTATCTACAAGTCCATTATTAAAGCAAAGCAATAAATCTTCAGTCTTTCATTATCAAAGAGAATATCCCGGCGATGCCATGCTGAAAACTTGGGCAGAAATAATTGGAGAGGGAGAAATGCGTGAATAA
- a CDS encoding glycosyltransferase family 2 protein, protein MEKTKAADEFEQCKKQIKITVEDLINNANLAEAKKLIEEYQSIVKNDNDVEIFLMKARIRAAERPNTCEVIVTNTDNQTAPQPGENIYSARNNVAFSLGNSDAPLVSIVALGYNNLEKHTKTCIECILKYTTNIDYELILVDNGSADATFEYFKSVPHPNKKIVRVTKNIGAFYGANSGMKLASGNYVVGVSNDIYVTKNWLVNMLKCAMSDERIGMVVPVSDNVSNLQSVNLNFTDFNDMQKKAAAFNISDARKWHERLRLIPPTALFSKACLDMVGIQDYGFFHDFADDDLTFRVRRAGYKAILCKDVFVQHAGHTIMKNPEEYKQSLAKGRITFKNKYYGLDAWDDVNNYETTMMSYITGKKIFESKIPNILGIDVSCGTPLLEIKNSLRDKGIFNVRLSAFSAEAKYWLDLKTICDGQVAVDRTEYISEYFRQEKFDYILLGKPINTYRHPYLLLEQLLQVLEGDGQLLLKLRNTYDIGTLFRITGVDIATDSSIIHHISLDEFNRRLQYYGCCAKDIVAEPHPIDKNMKKMLDSISFNTEEAYLKAAAKDYILNIGKKA, encoded by the coding sequence GTGGAAAAAACTAAGGCGGCAGATGAATTTGAACAATGTAAAAAGCAAATAAAAATTACAGTAGAAGATCTTATAAATAACGCCAATTTAGCAGAAGCAAAAAAGTTAATAGAAGAATATCAAAGCATAGTAAAAAATGACAATGACGTGGAAATATTTTTAATGAAGGCAAGGATCAGAGCTGCTGAGCGACCAAATACCTGTGAGGTTATAGTAACGAATACGGATAACCAAACCGCGCCTCAGCCTGGCGAAAATATATATTCTGCCAGAAATAATGTTGCCTTTAGTCTGGGTAATAGTGATGCACCACTTGTAAGTATCGTGGCTTTAGGATACAACAATCTCGAGAAACATACTAAAACTTGTATTGAGTGCATCCTTAAATATACAACAAACATTGACTATGAACTAATATTAGTTGACAATGGTTCAGCCGATGCAACATTTGAATATTTTAAATCGGTTCCGCATCCGAATAAGAAAATCGTGAGAGTAACCAAGAACATAGGAGCATTTTACGGCGCCAATTCAGGTATGAAGCTTGCTAGCGGAAATTATGTGGTTGGAGTCAGCAATGATATATATGTCACAAAAAACTGGCTTGTTAATATGCTTAAATGTGCCATGTCGGACGAGCGTATCGGGATGGTAGTCCCGGTATCAGATAATGTAAGTAATTTGCAAAGTGTAAATTTAAATTTTACCGACTTTAATGATATGCAAAAAAAAGCCGCTGCCTTTAATATTTCCGATGCGAGAAAATGGCATGAACGGTTGCGGCTAATTCCACCGACGGCCCTTTTTAGCAAAGCTTGTTTGGATATGGTTGGCATACAGGATTATGGTTTTTTTCATGACTTTGCGGATGACGATTTAACTTTCAGGGTACGTAGAGCGGGCTATAAAGCCATCCTTTGCAAGGATGTTTTTGTGCAGCACGCCGGACACACAATAATGAAAAATCCGGAGGAATATAAACAATCGCTGGCAAAAGGGCGCATTACGTTTAAGAATAAGTATTACGGCCTTGATGCTTGGGATGATGTGAACAATTACGAAACAACCATGATGTCTTATATTACAGGCAAAAAAATTTTTGAAAGCAAAATCCCCAATATTTTAGGTATTGATGTTTCGTGCGGAACACCTCTGTTGGAAATCAAGAATAGTCTTAGGGATAAAGGGATTTTTAACGTTAGATTATCGGCGTTTTCTGCTGAGGCAAAATATTGGCTGGACTTAAAAACTATTTGTGACGGGCAAGTGGCAGTTGACCGGACAGAATATATTTCGGAATATTTTCGTCAAGAAAAATTTGATTATATCCTGTTGGGTAAGCCAATCAATACCTACAGGCATCCTTACCTGCTTTTAGAACAATTACTGCAGGTTCTGGAAGGCGATGGCCAACTGCTATTAAAGCTTAGAAATACTTATGATATTGGAACATTATTTAGAATAACGGGTGTTGATATAGCCACCGATAGCAGCATAATTCACCACATTTCCCTTGATGAGTTTAATCGCCGTTTGCAGTATTACGGCTGTTGCGCCAAAGATATTGTGGCGGAACCGCATCCAATAGATAAAAACATGAAAAAGATGCTTGACAGTATTTCGTTCAATACAGAGGAGGCATATTTAAAAGCCGCTGCCAAGGACTATATTTTAAATATTGGCAAGAAAGCATAG